CTGGCCCAGGTGCACCGCCGTCCAGATGGTGCTGCGGGCGTACTCCGCAAAGGTCGCGGGGTGGTCGTTCGCATTGGCGGAATCGGCATGGAACAGCCCGGCGACCAGGGACACGACGACGCCGGCAAACGCCAGTGCGGCGGCCAGGTGCAAGGGTGCGCGGTGCGGTGTCCGCCGCCCCGATGCCGCGGGACTGTCCGGCCGGGAGCTTTGATTTCCCTCGGACCCGAGTTGCTTCATGGGCATCGCCCGCTTCGTGACGGCGCGCGGCTGCGCGCTGGGTGCGTTTAAGCGCAGGGTACGCCGGTTGCGCCCGCGGGGCCACCGTGTCCTGCGGCCCGGGATCTTGCCGCCAGCCCCGCCAGTCCCGCCGGCAACAACGGGACGCCGGCACGCGGATGGCGGGACACCCGCACGGATATCGTGCGAGGCTAGGGGGTATGGATCTGGAGGTGCCGCCCGCGCTCACGATCCCGGCGTCCGAACTCGGCTGGCGGTTTTCGCGGTCGTCCGGGCCGGGCGGCCAGCACGTCAACACCTCGGACAGCCGCGTCGAGCTGTCCTGGAATGTCGCCGAGTCCGGGGTGCTTTCGGACGGCCAACGGTTGCGGCTGGTCACGCGGCTGGGACAACGCCTCGTCGACGGGGTGCTCACGGTATCCGCGTCCGAGCGGCGCTCCCAGCTGCGCAACCGCGAGATCGCCCTGGCCAAGCTTTCCGCCCTCGTGGCAGAAGGCCTTGCTCCTGAGCCGGCCCGCCGCCGCGCCACAAAACCCACCCGGGCCTCGAACCGCCGCCGCCTCGCAGCGAAAGAGCAACGGGCAGCGACGAAGCAGCAGCGAAGGCGGCCGCCCGCCGAGTGACGCCGGACGGCCGGGAATGATTTGCCGCGCCTGCGCCTAGCCTCGGCTCCCGAGGCGCCGCCACCAGGGCCGCCGGGGTTCCGGTTCGGGCGCTGCAGCGGCAGCCGCGGCAGCCAGCGCGGCCCGGCGTTCGCGCCACCTCGCCAGCTCCGCGTCGACGTCGCGGGTCCGCGTGACCACCGGCGGCCCACCCTGAAGCTGCCTCCGGGCGTCGATCACCCGGGTGTTGAAGTCCGCCAGGATGTCCCGCACCTGTTTCTCCGAGAACTGCTCGTCCAGGCGGTCATCTAGTGCGGCATCCTCGGTGCGCAGCAGGATGGCCGTCGGGCCCAGCCCGGTGATGTTCTCGCGCTGGAGTAGCCCCTTCACCCACCAGTCCGGGTCGTACACCTCGCCGAGGCCCGGGACGGGTTTGCCGGCGTACTTCAGGTTGTCGAACTTACCCTGGGCCATGGCGTCGCGGATCAGGTATTCGGCCTTGGCGGCGTCGTCCACCGCGGCCCGTTTCTGCCGGAGTTCCTCCTCGGCCGCGCTGAGCTCGTCATTTTCCTGGACCGTGCTGCCGCTGGCCCGGATCGAGCGCAACTCCGCCGCCCGTTCCACCCGGCGCCGGAACGCCGAGCCTCCCCCGCCGCTCATGGGCCACCGTCCTTCCCGCCTGCGCGAATCCCGGGGCTGTGCCCGGGTTTGCCTTCCAGTATGCGCAACGACCGGGCGGCGGCAAAAGGTGCGGCCTCGATGAGATGGGAACCTGACACCCCGGTAACGCGGCGTTAATCCGCCCGTGCGAGGCTGGTGACTTCATCGCGGCGCACTAGGCCTTGCGCCGCCGGCCCGGCAGGACATGCCCCGGGGCTTGTCAGTCCCCGTCCATGCAGAGTACGAAGTCGGGAAACACGTGCCGTCCCGGCCGTCCGTCCACCTCGTCGATGGCCCGCCGGAGGTCCCCCAGTTGGTCCACGGTCATCTGCAGCGGGGGCTCGTCCGGCTGGTAGGTGGTGTAGACCGGGTAGTCGACGCCGGGCGCCCCAGTCATCTCAATGTGGCAGCCCAGGACGTGGCTGACCGGGTTCGCCGCGCAGAAACGCACCAGCAGGTCGATGGTGCGGACGAAGGCCGGCCAGTCGTGGATATAGAGGCGTCCGGGGTAGACGGTGTCGCCGGTCAGCAGGAACCCGGTGTACCTGTCGTAGAAGGTGACAGCGGCGCTGTGGTGCCCGGGGCTCGGCCAGCATTGCAGCACCCGCCCGCCCAGGTCCACCCGGGCCGGCGGGCCGCCGCCGTCGTCGTCCTCAAATCCGAAGAAGTCCCACGCGCTGGGCTGCCCGGCGTCCACCACGAGGGTACCGGGCCGGCCGGCGAACTGGCCGTCCCCCGCAACATGGTCGCCGTGCGGATGCGTGTGCAGGACCAGCAGCCCGTAGCCGTCGCGCGGGTGGGCTGCGAGCCAGGCCTCCATCAGGCCGTCGACGACGCGGCGGAGCGGGAAGAACTCGGCTGCGGCGGTGGCCCCGGTGTCGATCAGCACGGCCCGGGCATTGCCGAACAGCAGGAACATAAACGGCGCCTCGTAGTTAACCGCCATGTTCTGGCGGAGCACGAAGGTGTGTTCATCGTAGGCGTGGACCTGGATGTCCGGATCCGTGTTGTGCTTCGCGGACTCCGAGCCGTGGATCCAGGACACGTCGAGGGTGCCGGGCCGGGGCACGACGGAGGTGAAGTCGATCGCTGGAGCGCCCATCGCTACAGCCCCGGCAGGACCTGTTCGCGGACCTGCTTCCGGAGGATCTTGCCGAGCATCGAGCGCGGCAGGTCCTGGATGGGGACGATCCGGCGCGGAACCTTGTAGCCGGCGAGGTGCTCGCGGCAGTGGAGGCGCAGCGCTTCCTCGTCCAGTGCGGTGCCCGGTTCCAGTTCGACGGCGGCCACCACCAGTTCGCCGCCGCGTTCCAGCGGCTTGCCCACGACGGCGGCGTCCCGGACGTCCGGGTGCAGGCGCAGCACGGCTTCGACCTCGGTGGGCGAGACGTTGAAGCCACCGGTGATGATGAGTTCCTTGGCCCGGTCCACCACGGTGGTGAAGCCGTCCTCGTCCACGGTCACCACGTCGCCGGTTCGCAGCCAGCCGTCGGCGGTGAGGGTCTTCGCGGTCTCTTCCGGGTTGTTCCAGTAGCCCTGGAACACCTGCGGGCCCTTGATCAGCAGTTCGCCGGGCTGGCCTTGCGGGACCTCCACGGCGGGGTTTTCGAGGTCGACGACCTTCATGAGGGTTGAGGGGAACGGCACCCCGATGGTGCCGGTGCGGCGGGTCGGGTGGAAGGGGTTGCCGAGCGCCACCGGGGAGGATTCGGTCATACCGTAGCCCTCAACGAGCAGGCCGCCGGAGACCGATTCCCAGAGCTCCACCACGTGGTCCGGCAGGTTCATGGCGCCGGAAATGCAGTACTTGCAGGACCGCAGCGAGACGCCTTTCTCCTTCGCGGCCATGGCGGTGCGCTCGTAGATCGGCGGGACCGCACAGTAGATGGTGGCGGGCGATTTCTTCATCGCTGCCAGCACCAGGTCCGGGTCGAACTTGGGGAAGAGGACCAGCAGGCCCTGCTTGCGGATGCCGTAGGTCAGGTAGAGCGTCATGCCGAAGGCGTGGAACATCGGCAGGATCGCATAGAAGACTTCCTTGCGGTACTCGGCGCCGGCCATCCAGGCCTCGCCCTGCAGAGCGTTGGCGTAGAGGTTGAAGTGCGTGAGCATCGCCCCCTTGGGCCGGCCGGTGGTGCCCGAGGTGTACTGGATGGCGGCGAGGTCGGTTACCGCGGGGCGCGGGTGCGCGGGGTCGATCCGGCCGTGGCCGAGGAGTTCCTTCCAGGGCATGGTTCCGGGTGCGGGGGCCGTCAATGACGCCCGTGTCTCGCGCAGCTTCTTCACCGGCAGGGACAGGGCGATGCGCTTGGCCGCGGGGAAGGCCTCCAGCAGGTTGACCGAGACCACGTGGTCGATTTCGATGTCCGCCGGGAACTCGCGGACCGCGGCCGCGGCCTTGTCCCAGGCGATCACGACGCGGGCCTGGTGGTCCTCGAACTGGTGGCGGAGTTCGCGGGACGTGTACAGCGGGTTGTGCTCGACCACGACGGCGCCCAGGCGCAGCACCGCGTAGAAGGCGACGACGTGCTGCGGGCAGTTGGGCAGGATCAGGGCAACCCGGTCGCCGGCCCGGACACCGAGCCGGCGCAGGCCCTCGGCGGCCCGGTCCACCTGTTCGCCGAGCTCGGTGTAGCTGGTCCGGCGGCCGAAGAATTCCAGGGCGGGGGCGCTGCCTGCCTCCGCCACGGACCGCTCCAGCATTGCCACCAGCGACTCCGTGGGCAGTTCAATCTCGGCCGGGACCCCCGGCTGGTAGTTCTTCACCCAGGACTGCTGGTCAATATGCTCCATGCCCACATCATTTCGCGAACTGCGCGCCGGGGGCGAATTCTGGCCCGCCGCCCACCCAACTGGCGCGCAGTTGGGTGGGGACCTACAGCGCGGACCAGCCGCCGTCGGACGCGAGAATGGCACCGTTGACGTTGGTGCCGTCGTCGCTGAGCAGGAAGGTGATCGACGCCGCCAGCTGCGCCGCCGTGGCCGGGGTCGGGATGTTGGCGCCCATCAGCGGGCCCAGCCGCTCGGCGGCCAGCTGGGAGCCCCAGTCCGCCACGATGTTGGTGATAGTTGCCCCGGGTGCCACCGCATTGAAGCGCAGGCCCTTCGGCCCGTACATCACGGTGGAGTTCTTGGTCAGGCCGACGACGGCGTGCTTCGACGCGGTGTAGGCGGCACCGGCGGCGGACCCCCGCAGCCCGGCCTCGGAAGTCACGTTGACCACAGAGCCGGTGCCGGCCTCGAGCATCAACGGGACAACGGCGCGGCTCAGGCGCATCAGGGCCGTGACGTTGATCCGGAAGACCCGCTCCCAGACGGCGTCGTCCACCTCGTGGACCGGGGCAAAGTTGTCCATGATGCCCGCGACGTTCGCGAGCGCATCCACGCGCCCGCCCGCGGCGGCCACGACGGTGGCGACGGTCTCCTCGGTGGAGATGTCGCCTGCCACCGGCACAAGATCCAGGCCTGCGTTCTGGGTCACGAGGTCATCTAGGCGTTCCTTGCTGATGTCCGCCGCGACCACCCTGCCGCCCTCCTTCGCGACGCGCAGCGCGGTGGCCAGCCCGATGCCGGAGCCTGCGCCCGTAACGATCACGGTTTTGCCGGCGAAACGGCCCGGAGTGATGGTTTCCTGCCATGAAGCTTCGTTGCCCATGATGTCCTTCCAGACGTAGAGGATGGTGACGACTGCGCAAGGTCCCGCCGTCGTAGTTTGACGGGAGGGCACGCGGTTGTCCACAGTGAGTCAGTGCTCTTGAACGTTGAACAAAGCGCCCGGGGCACCTCTGCCCCCGGCAGCCGCCCGTGGCGGCAGATTGCTGCCCTCGTCGTTTTTCTCGCGGCGTCCCTGGCGGTATCGCTGCTGGGCTCCCTGCCGATCAGGATGAACGGCGGCTGGTACGCGGCGGCAGACAAGGCGCCGTGGACCCCGCCCGCCTGGATGTTCAGCTCGGCCTGGCTGGCGCTCTACGCGGCGATGGCCCTGGCGGCATGGCTCGTCTGGCGGCAGCAGCTCTTCCCGCGCCGGAAGGCCCTTACGGTCTATGCCGGCCTGCTGCTGCTGAATTTGTCGTGGCCGCTAATGTTCTTCGGCCTGTACCCGGTGCTGGGGACCGCCGCCCTGTGGCTGGCGCTGCTGGTGATCGCAGCCCACGCCGCGGTGGCGACCGTTGCCGTGCTGCGCTTCGGGCCGATCAGCACGACGGCGGGCCTGCTGATGCTGCCCTACGTTTCGTGGCTGGTGTTCTCGGCCAGCCTGAACCTGTACGCCGCGGTTCACAACTAGCTCACAGCGGAAGGACGACGGCGGGATACCCGCCGTCCTCCCCCCGTAGTCCTTGCCCCCTGCGGCCGTCAGGCGCGGACGGGTTCGGCGAGGATAGCGTCCACCTGGCCCAGCGCCCCCTTCATGCCTTCCTCCATGCCCATGGCGACGATCTTCTCCATCTGGTCCTCGGTCTCGAAGGTGGAGAGCACCGTCATCCGGGTGCGGTCACCGATCGGTTCGAGCGTCACGACGCCGTGGATCGTGCCCATCTCGGCCACCGGCTCGCCGTTGTCGTCCGAGAAGCCGTCGTCGAACGACAGGCTGTGCGGGGCATCAATGGCGACGAACCGCCACCAGCCGCGGGCCTTCTCTCCGTCGGGGCCGGTCATGTAGTAGCTGGCCTCGCCGCCCGGGACAAAGTCGTGCTTCTCGAAGGTGGCCGGCCAGGTGGGCGGCCCCCACCAGCGCTCCAGCTGGCGCGGATCCTCCCAGATCTGCCAGACACGCTCGACGCCGGCGTCAAACTCCGCGACGACGCTGAGGCTCAGCGCCTCAAGATTCTTGACTGAACTGATGACTGTCATGTCGAACCCTTCCTCTGCTTCTTCACTGGCTTCTGGTTGGCTGCATCCGGCTGGCTTGCGTGGGGTTTTGCTTCTGCAAGCAGGTCCGCGATCCGCTCGGATCGCTGCCGCCAAATGACTTCGTACTCGTCGAGCAGCCTGCGGGCCTTCTGGAGTCCGGCGTGGTTGGCCCGCACAATCTGCTCCCTTCCGCGCTTTTCCTTGGTCACCAGGGAAGCGCGTTCCAGCACCGCCACGTGCTTCTGGACGGCGGCGAAACTCATGGCGTAGAGCGCGGCGAGCCCGGAAACGGAGTACTCCCCGACCGTCACGCGGCGCACGATGTCCCGGCGGGTCGAGTCGGCGAACGCCTGGAACAGGCGGTCCACCGCTTCGTCACTCAACTGATCTACAACCATTTGGTTGTAGAATAGACCTCCGGCTCAGGGCCGTCAATGGGTTGGCGGCGCCTCACCCCATAAACGTACGGTGGACATCGCTCCCGTAGCGGCGGATGATGTCGCGCTTGGCGCTCTTAAAGGCTCCGAGGTCTCCGCCGTGCCCGTGCTGTTCCGCACGGCGCCGGGCGAGTTCGTCCGCGATCACGTCCAGGAAGAGCTCTGCCAGCAACAGCCGGGCTGAATCGCGGAATCGGCCGCGGCCGTCGACGTACAGCTGGACCGTGGGGGCCGCGGTGTTGATGATGACTATCCGTTCCTCGCTGCTGTAGACGGCCCGGTCGGCACTGTTGTGCAGGCTGCGGAACTCATACCCGGTGAAGAGGTCGACGCCATGGTCCCGGACGGGGCGGTGGCCCTCCCGGTGCGCCGTCCCCTGCGGCGCCGCCTGCTGCGCAGCAGGGGTCGCAGCTGCGCCGACGGCCGCCGGTCCTTGGGCGGCCGGTTCTTTGGTGGCCGCCGGGTGCGGCGGCTGCTCTGCGCCGCGGTGCGAGGCGTGCTCGGCGATGACGATTTCGCACAGTGCCCAGTAATCACCGGCCCGGGCCGTGACTTCGCCCCGGCCGCCGGACCGCTCCCCCGTGACGGCCCACTCCAGCCGCCGCGTCTGCCCCAGCGCGGCAACGGCCACCGGCTCCGGGGCGGGCTCCATCCTGATCGAGTCGGGCAGGTCCACCTCGAAGGTGAGCGTGCCGCCGTCGGGCAAACGGGACGGGTCCAGCAGAAGCGACACATGGAACGGGCGCCCCGGCGGACGGTAGTAAAACGGAGTGGTGAAGCGCAGCGCCGCGGGTTGGTCCCCGGACGGGAGACCGGGCCCGGGCTCCGGCGCGGTCTCCAGCCCCAGGTCAACGACGGCGGCCTCGTTCATGTGCTGCAGCAGCTGTTCGATCATTTCTGCGGTGCGGCCGGAGGTGGTGGCGCGCTCCAGATGCGTGAGCTTCTCTTTCTCGGCCTGCACCGCGTCGGCGAGCATCCGGCTGACGGCCCGGGTGAAGGATGCTACGAAGGGATCCCGGGGGTTCAGGCCCTCGCGCTCGTCGCTGATGACCGCCCGGCCGCGGCCCAGCATGCCGATCAGGGCGTCGCAGCGCACCGCGCCGAAGAGGTATTCAGTGCCCACCTGGTTTTCGAAGTCGAACAGCTGGCAGTCCAGGACGGCCTGCCCGGAGAGGACGATGAGGCCGTTGGTGCGTTCGTCGCCCTTGAGTGTCAGTTCGGTGTCCGTGGCGCGTTTGAGCGTGAGGACGAAAGGGTACTCCTGGCCCTCAAAGCTGACACTGCCCGGCAGATCCGGGCCGAGCAGCAGTGCCGCCGGCGGCTCCCGGAACCGGACCGGCTCGCGGTGGTATTCGACCGTTCCCGGGTGCCCGTGCTCCAGCTCGATGCTCCGGCGGCCCAGCACTCCGCGCAGGTAGATGTTGTCGGCAAGGGACTCCAGCAGGGTGCTGTACTGGGTGATCCGGACGTGGGGATTGTCGACGACGACCGTCACCCGGGTGCCGCTGGCGTCAGGCGCTTCGTCGACGCCGAGCCGGGCATAGTCTGCCGGGAAAGCGCGCCGGTCCTCGCCGCCGTCGTCGTAGAGATAACCGCCGTTCTCGCCGCGGAAGACGTCGATCCGGGTGAACCGGCCGCCCTGGATGGTCTCGATCCAGCCGTGGCCCAGGCCGAAGATCGCCTGTTTGAGGCCGCGGCCGAAGTACCCCCGGCCGTCGCCCTCGCCGCGCGCGAGGGGACTGTGCGCACCGCCGTAGCTGAGGATCCTGCCGGCCTGTTCGAAGGACATGCCCTCCGCCTGGTCACTGACCATGATCACCGCGCCGGTATGGTGCCGCTCGTACCGCACGTCGATCCGGCCGCTGGCGTGCGCACCGGTTCGTTCGAGGCGGGCGTAGCTGTCGTCGCTGTTGGTGACCAGCTCCACCAGCGCCTTTTCCACCGAGGCGAAGCGCCGCGAGTCGATTCCAATCACGCGCTGGTCCACTTGGATTTCGGCAACCGTCATGCTGATTCCCTCGCTTACACCTGAAGCTGGTGCGCACCGTCGGTGAACCTGCGGCACTGCACCGGGCCGTTATCTGGAGCGTAGCAGTTCCGCGCTATCTGGGACGGGTGTGCGACGACGACCGGTTCTCTCCTTCCCTCAGGCTTCGGGGATGACCATGGCGAAGCGCTCCTCGCGGGCTTCGTCGGGGTCGGGGCCGCTCCGCCTGCCGGTGTGGAGCGCATCCAGGCCGGCGAGTTCGTCGGCGCTGAGTTCGAAGTCGAACACGTCGAAGTTCTCGGCGATGCGGGCCGGATTCGTTGATTTCGGAATGGCTGAGCGTCCCTGCTGAAGGTGCCACCGAAGCATCACCTGTGCAGGGGTCTTGCTGTGCTTCTGGCCGATGGCGCCGATCGTGGCGTCCGCCATCACGTTCTTGCGGTCCTCGCCCCACCCCGGGTAGAACGTAATCCCTCCGATCGGCGACCAGGCCTGGGTGAGGATCCCGTGCCCGGCGTCGGCCGCCTGTACGTCCGGCTGGGTGAAGTAGGGGTGCAGCTCGACCTGGTTCACGGCCGGGATGACGTCGGTGGACTCAAGCAGCTGCTTCAGGTGGTGCGGCATGAAGTTGCTGACACCGATCGCCCGGACGCGTCCGTCACCGAGCAGGGTTTCCAGCGCCTTGTAGGCCGCGATGGTTTTTTCGAACCGGTCAGGGGCGGGCTGGTGCAGGATGAACAGGTCGAGGTAGTCGACGCCGAGCTTGCCTGCCGCCTTGTCCCAGGCGTGCAGGGTCTGGTCGTAGCCGTAGTCACTAACCCAGACCTTGGTCTCGATGAACACCTCCGCACGGTCCAGGCCGGAGTTGTGGATGCCTTCGCCAACCTGCCGCTCGTTGCCATACGCGGCGGCAGTGTCGATGTGCCGGTAGCCGGTGGCCAGGGCGGCCTCGACCGCCACAGTGGTCTGCTCTGGCGGGCTTTGGAAGACGCCGAGGCCGAGGGCTGGCATCGTGACGCCGTTGTTGAGTGTGAGTTCCATGTTCATGCCTTTCACGGTATCGAGGTGTTCGGTGTCGTGGGAGTTCATATCAGTACCCCCATCACGTGCCCGGCGGCGGGTCAGCGGGCAGGCTCGGCCTCAGGTGAAGGCACTGCCGCCCGGGGTGTCCTGCGCCGTTGCGCCGCCAGGTCCGCCGGCACGATGAGGGCCGCGGTGACAACAAGGGCGAGAAGCAGCAGGACGCTGCCCGTGCTGAGGGCGGCGCTGACCTGCGCGGCCAAGTGGGCGGTAGTGGGACCGGCGGGGACCGTCGCCGCGGCCGCGACCGCTATGGCAAGCCCCAGGCAGGTGCCCACCTGGTGGAAGGTGTTCACCAGCCCCGAGGCGGCGCCGGCGTCGGCCACGGGGGCGCCGATGATGCCGAAGGAGGTCAGCGGCGCAAACGCGAGCCCCTGGCCCGCGCCAATGAGGACCATCGGCAGCGCCACCCCGGTCTGATAGCCGGAGCCGACCCCGACCCGGCTGAGCCAGAACATCCCGGCGAGGGTGATCAGGATGCCGGCCGCGAGTGGAATCGAACCCGGCATCCTGCCCAGCAAGCGGGGGACGCTCATTGCGACGGCGAAGTTGACCGCGGTCATTGGCAGGAACCCGAGGCCGGCCTGGAGCGGATCGAAGCCCAGCACTTCCTGCAGGAACAGGGTGGTAAAGAAGAAGAACGCGATCATCGCGCCCAGATACAGGAATCGGGCCACGTAGGCCCCGGCCCGGCGGCGGCTCCCGAACAGGCGCAGCGGCATGATGGGCTGGGCAGCCCGGCGTTCGATCAGGACAAACACAATCAGCAGGACGACGCCGGCGCTGACAGCCGTGAGCGTAACAGGCGAGTCCCAGCCGGCGTCGGCGGTGTTGATGATGCCGAACACCAGGGCGCCGAGGCCGAACGTCGCGCTGAGTGTTCCGAACAGGTCAAAGCGGCCGCGGGCCCGGTCCGATTCCGGGAGGAATCGCGGGGCAAGGACTGTCATCGCGGCGCCGATGGGCACGTTGACGAAGAACCCGGCGCGCCAGGAAATCCAGTGCGCCAGCGCGCCGCCAACCACCAGGCCAAGGCTGGCGCCAATTCCTGCGGTTGCGCCATACAACGCCACCGCCCGGGTGCGCTCCCGTCCTTCCGGGAAGCTCGCCGTGAGCAGTGAGAGCGAAGCGGGCGCCACGATCGCGGCGCCGATGCCCTGGATCGCGCGGCCGGTGATGGCCCACCATCCGGCTGGTGCCAGTCCGATCAGCAATGACGCGATCGAGAAAACCAGCAGTCCGAAGACGAAGGTGCGGCGCCGGCCGAGCAGGTCTCCGGCCCTGGCGCCGAGGAGCAGCAGGCCGCCAAAGACCAGGGTGTACGCATCCTGGACCCACGACAGTTCACCGGCGCTCAGCCGCAGCTCTGCCTGCAGGCTTGGCAGAGCGGTGAAAATGACCGAGTTGTCCAGCAGGATCATGAAGTAGCTGACGAGGATGATCGCCAGGATCGCTGCGGGGCGGGGAGCGATCGCGGGTGCAGGTTTCATGCGTTCAATGCAACCGTGATCTCCCACCGCCGGGGAGTCACGGTTGTTCAGGGTAACGGCAGACCCTCCCTCGACCCGTGGCTGCGGCGTAGCGTGGAAGCCATGACAAACAGTGACGACGTGCGGAAGTTCCTGACCTCCCGCCGCGCAAGGATCACGCCGGATGAGGCCGGGCTGCCAGCCTACGGCGGGAACCGGCGTGTCACCGGCCTGCGCCGCGAGGAAGTGGCGATGCTCGCCGGGATGAGCATCGATTACTACATCCGCCTCGAGCGGGGAAACCTCTCCGGCGCCTCCGACAGCGTCCTCGAGGCCCTCGCCCGGGCCCTGAAGCTCGACGACGCCGAAACGGCCCACCTTTTCGATCTGGCCCGCGCTGCCACGGCCGCTCCCCGGGTGCGGCGGAAGCGCAGCCCGCAGACAGTGCGGCCGAGCGTGCAACGCGTCATCGACGCGGTCACGGCCGCGCCGGCCTGGGTCCGCAACGACCGCGGGGACGTCCTGGCCGCCAACGAGCTGGGCCGTGCGCTTTACCTGGATTTGATGGCTGAACAGACCACCCCGCCGAACAGCGCGCGGTTCACCTTCCTGAACCCGAAGGCGCGGGACTTCTTTTCCGATTGGGAACGCGCGGCGGATGACATTGTCGCTGTGCTGCGCTCCGCGGCAGGGAAGAATCCGTACGACAAGGACCTCACGGACCTGATCGGGGAGCTCTCTACCCGCAGCGAGGAGTTCCGCACCCGGTGGGCCCGGCACGATGTGAAATACCACCGCACCGGCCGAAAGCGGCTCCACCACCCGATCGTTGGGGACCTTGACTTGGCCTTTGAAGCGCTTGAACTGCCGGCCGACCCGGGGCTGCGCATCAACGTCTACACGGCAGATCCCGGCACACCGTCCGAGGATGCGCTGAAAGTCCTTGCCAGCTGGGCCGCCACCCAGCGCGAAACGGCGCGAGCCGTCGTCGGGAAGAACGCATGAGCCCTGGGTCGATGAGGCAAGAGCGGGAGGTCGTGCCGGGCTGATCCTGGGGATCTAGCCGGGACTCAGCGGGAGCGGGGCACCGGCGCCGTGGCCTCGTGTTGGTCGTGTGCAAGGCCGCCGGGGCTGCGGACGAACCCGCTGAGCCACGCCACGGCGTCGTCCCGTGAAGTGAAAAATTCGTGCGGGTACTGCGTGTCCCGGCTGGTTGCCGCAGCCACGACGCGGTCCACCGCGCTGGATCCCAGGACGGCAATGGCGAGCACATCGGCCGACTTGGCAAACTCGTACCGGGCCGCGGCGCTGATCTCCACGTCCGTCATGACCGAGAGCATCGGCATCCGCCCGGCCTGGGCCAGCAGCGCCGTGGCCCGCATGGCGTCCCGGGCGTCGACGACGTCCACGAACGAACCCGGGGCCCAGACAGATTCAATGATTCCGCCATTGACGCAGAGGGAGTTCTTCCCGCTCGCAGCAAGGATTGGTTCTGGCGTCATTTGGCCCAGTCTAGGCGCGTTGTGGCCACACAACGGGGCAACACGGCGCAGTAGGCACACTGCCGCACCACCCGGCAGATAGTCAGCTTGCTGTTCACCATCGCTCCATGCGGGGTTCATTACCAGTAAGTAACTTGGGGATGTCCCAGAGATCCGACCTTTGAGAGGCTCCCCATGAGCACCCCCCGCGCCCGAAGCATCCTGATGGCCGCCGCAACCATGGTCCTGGCCGTGTCCGCAATCGGCGGCACCGCTGCCGCCGAGGCTGCGGGCAATAACGCTCAGAACGGAACCAACGACGCCGGTACGCACCACGAAACGACCACCGCACTGGCCGACGCGTTCAACGGCGTCGACCGCAACACGAAATGGCAGCAGACGTCCAAGCTGAAGCTGGACTTCCCGACCTACCACACCGAGGGAATCGCCTTCAGCGAGGACCACATCTTCCTCTCGGCCGTCCAGATCACCGAGCCCACCACCAAGTTCGCGACGCCGCAAAACGGCTTCGACCGGACCCCCGGCAAGGGCATCGGCCACCTGTTCGTCATGGACAAGGCCGGAAAACTGCAAAAGGACATCACCCTTG
The nucleotide sequence above comes from Arthrobacter sp. KBS0702. Encoded proteins:
- a CDS encoding STAS/SEC14 domain-containing protein is translated as MTPEPILAASGKNSLCVNGGIIESVWAPGSFVDVVDARDAMRATALLAQAGRMPMLSVMTDVEISAAARYEFAKSADVLAIAVLGSSAVDRVVAAATSRDTQYPHEFFTSRDDAVAWLSGFVRSPGGLAHDQHEATAPVPRSR
- a CDS encoding ATP-binding protein yields the protein MTVAEIQVDQRVIGIDSRRFASVEKALVELVTNSDDSYARLERTGAHASGRIDVRYERHHTGAVIMVSDQAEGMSFEQAGRILSYGGAHSPLARGEGDGRGYFGRGLKQAIFGLGHGWIETIQGGRFTRIDVFRGENGGYLYDDGGEDRRAFPADYARLGVDEAPDASGTRVTVVVDNPHVRITQYSTLLESLADNIYLRGVLGRRSIELEHGHPGTVEYHREPVRFREPPAALLLGPDLPGSVSFEGQEYPFVLTLKRATDTELTLKGDERTNGLIVLSGQAVLDCQLFDFENQVGTEYLFGAVRCDALIGMLGRGRAVISDEREGLNPRDPFVASFTRAVSRMLADAVQAEKEKLTHLERATTSGRTAEMIEQLLQHMNEAAVVDLGLETAPEPGPGLPSGDQPAALRFTTPFYYRPPGRPFHVSLLLDPSRLPDGGTLTFEVDLPDSIRMEPAPEPVAVAALGQTRRLEWAVTGERSGGRGEVTARAGDYWALCEIVIAEHASHRGAEQPPHPAATKEPAAQGPAAVGAAATPAAQQAAPQGTAHREGHRPVRDHGVDLFTGYEFRSLHNSADRAVYSSEERIVIINTAAPTVQLYVDGRGRFRDSARLLLAELFLDVIADELARRRAEQHGHGGDLGAFKSAKRDIIRRYGSDVHRTFMG
- a CDS encoding MFS transporter, with amino-acid sequence MKPAPAIAPRPAAILAIILVSYFMILLDNSVIFTALPSLQAELRLSAGELSWVQDAYTLVFGGLLLLGARAGDLLGRRRTFVFGLLVFSIASLLIGLAPAGWWAITGRAIQGIGAAIVAPASLSLLTASFPEGRERTRAVALYGATAGIGASLGLVVGGALAHWISWRAGFFVNVPIGAAMTVLAPRFLPESDRARGRFDLFGTLSATFGLGALVFGIINTADAGWDSPVTLTAVSAGVVLLIVFVLIERRAAQPIMPLRLFGSRRRAGAYVARFLYLGAMIAFFFFTTLFLQEVLGFDPLQAGLGFLPMTAVNFAVAMSVPRLLGRMPGSIPLAAGILITLAGMFWLSRVGVGSGYQTGVALPMVLIGAGQGLAFAPLTSFGIIGAPVADAGAASGLVNTFHQVGTCLGLAIAVAAAATVPAGPTTAHLAAQVSAALSTGSVLLLLALVVTAALIVPADLAAQRRRTPRAAVPSPEAEPAR
- a CDS encoding helix-turn-helix transcriptional regulator translates to MTNSDDVRKFLTSRRARITPDEAGLPAYGGNRRVTGLRREEVAMLAGMSIDYYIRLERGNLSGASDSVLEALARALKLDDAETAHLFDLARAATAAPRVRRKRSPQTVRPSVQRVIDAVTAAPAWVRNDRGDVLAANELGRALYLDLMAEQTTPPNSARFTFLNPKARDFFSDWERAADDIVAVLRSAAGKNPYDKDLTDLIGELSTRSEEFRTRWARHDVKYHRTGRKRLHHPIVGDLDLAFEALELPADPGLRINVYTADPGTPSEDALKVLASWAATQRETARAVVGKNA
- a CDS encoding aldo/keto reductase, which codes for MELTLNNGVTMPALGLGVFQSPPEQTTVAVEAALATGYRHIDTAAAYGNERQVGEGIHNSGLDRAEVFIETKVWVSDYGYDQTLHAWDKAAGKLGVDYLDLFILHQPAPDRFEKTIAAYKALETLLGDGRVRAIGVSNFMPHHLKQLLESTDVIPAVNQVELHPYFTQPDVQAADAGHGILTQAWSPIGGITFYPGWGEDRKNVMADATIGAIGQKHSKTPAQVMLRWHLQQGRSAIPKSTNPARIAENFDVFDFELSADELAGLDALHTGRRSGPDPDEAREERFAMVIPEA